Proteins encoded within one genomic window of Streptomyces kaniharaensis:
- a CDS encoding PPOX class F420-dependent oxidoreductase, with protein MTTPDPASQDRLARIVRLSSGSYLLVTTYKKDGTAVPTPVWVVRDGEALGIWTAVDSWKVRRIRNRADVLVGPCDVKGRPTGEQYPATAEILGPERTAAYRTLLRQKYGLLGVLTLLGSRLRRGERGTVGIRITLAD; from the coding sequence ATGACCACCCCCGACCCCGCCTCCCAGGACCGGCTCGCCCGGATCGTCCGCCTCTCCTCCGGGAGCTACCTGCTCGTCACCACCTACAAGAAGGACGGCACCGCCGTGCCGACCCCGGTCTGGGTGGTCCGCGACGGCGAGGCGCTCGGCATCTGGACCGCCGTGGACTCCTGGAAGGTCAGGCGCATCCGCAACCGCGCCGACGTCCTGGTCGGTCCCTGCGACGTCAAGGGCCGCCCGACCGGCGAGCAGTACCCCGCCACGGCCGAGATCCTCGGGCCCGAGCGGACCGCCGCCTACCGCACCCTGCTGCGGCAGAAGTACGGCCTGCTCGGCGTGCTCACCCTCCTCGGCAGCCGCCTGCGGCGCGGCGAGCGCGGCACCGTCGGGATCCGGATCACGCTCGCGGACTGA
- a CDS encoding D-alanyl-D-alanine carboxypeptidase family protein has product MSQRVGRLAAVSAVSALVLAVGAPTASGQDSTTTVVGGERLGRPAVQVAPLAGAPALPSELTGRSWLVADAGTGEVLAARDAHLPLPPASTLKMLFADTVLPKFDRSLEHQVTAAELANLGVGSSLVGVKENLPYRVEDLWRGVFLSSGNDAVHVLAHMNGGVQQTVTEMQARALALQARDTRVLSPDGYDMDGQVSSAYDLTLFARAGLRNADFRSYCSTRTAPFPGGMDTVTGRRITFDIANTDRLLGKYPGLIGVKNGYTSKAGATFTGAAERGGRTLLVTVMHPETQGKVYDEAAGLLDWGFAAIGKVQPVGQLVEDTAPTPAGPTGSAPAAEVRPHAARDGGPGLGPAAWTAVLLGAALALWTARRTASRLRLASAVPAEAPPPPLAVPEAGATAAGGSTGVGGRGRSRLVRRARALVRSARAHR; this is encoded by the coding sequence ATGTCACAGCGGGTCGGCAGGCTGGCCGCGGTGTCGGCGGTGTCCGCCCTGGTGCTCGCCGTCGGCGCGCCGACGGCGTCCGGGCAGGACTCCACCACCACCGTCGTCGGCGGGGAGCGGCTCGGCCGCCCGGCCGTCCAGGTCGCCCCGCTGGCCGGCGCGCCGGCACTGCCGAGCGAGCTCACCGGGCGGTCCTGGCTGGTCGCCGACGCCGGCACCGGCGAGGTGCTCGCCGCCCGCGACGCCCATCTGCCGCTGCCTCCGGCCAGCACCCTCAAGATGCTGTTCGCGGACACCGTGCTGCCGAAGTTCGACCGCTCCCTGGAGCACCAGGTGACCGCGGCCGAGCTGGCCAACCTGGGCGTCGGCAGCAGCCTGGTCGGCGTCAAGGAGAACCTGCCGTACCGGGTCGAGGACCTGTGGCGGGGCGTCTTCCTCAGCTCCGGCAACGACGCGGTGCACGTCCTCGCCCACATGAACGGCGGCGTCCAGCAGACCGTCACCGAGATGCAGGCCCGCGCCCTGGCCCTCCAGGCCCGCGACACCAGGGTGCTCTCCCCCGACGGCTACGACATGGACGGACAGGTCTCCTCGGCGTACGACCTCACGCTGTTCGCCCGGGCCGGGCTGCGCAACGCCGACTTCCGCTCCTACTGCTCCACCCGCACCGCCCCCTTCCCCGGCGGAATGGACACCGTCACCGGCCGGCGCATCACCTTCGACATCGCCAACACCGACCGGCTGCTCGGCAAGTACCCCGGCCTGATCGGCGTCAAGAACGGCTACACCAGCAAGGCGGGCGCCACCTTCACCGGCGCCGCCGAACGCGGCGGCCGGACCCTGCTGGTGACAGTGATGCACCCGGAGACCCAGGGCAAGGTGTACGACGAGGCCGCCGGGCTGCTCGACTGGGGCTTCGCGGCGATCGGCAAGGTCCAGCCGGTCGGGCAGCTGGTCGAGGACACCGCGCCCACACCGGCCGGCCCCACCGGCTCCGCGCCCGCCGCCGAGGTGCGCCCGCACGCCGCCCGGGACGGCGGCCCCGGCCTCGGCCCGGCCGCCTGGACGGCCGTCCTGCTCGGCGCGGCCCTCGCCCTGTGGACCGCACGCCGCACGGCGTCACGCCTGCGCCTCGCCTCGGCCGTCCCCGCCGAGGCACCGCCACCGCCGCTCGCCGTCCCCGAGGCGGGTGCCACCGCCGCCGGCGGCTCCACCGGCGTCGGCGGCCGCGGCCGGAGCCGCCTGGTCCGCCGCGCCCGGGCCCTCGTCCGGTCCGCCCGCGCCCACCGCTGA
- a CDS encoding PIN domain-containing protein has protein sequence MGENETGRSRPLLIVDGANVVGSVPDGWWRDRRGAAERLRDALVAVAAQGLPGRAGPLEVVLVVEGAARGVTGRPEVRVVAATGSGDDRVVDLVRAAKADHPDRDCLVVTADRELRTRVAALGADVTGPRAVRP, from the coding sequence ATGGGAGAGAACGAGACCGGCCGGAGCCGCCCGCTGCTCATCGTGGACGGCGCCAACGTCGTCGGGTCGGTGCCCGACGGCTGGTGGCGCGACCGGCGGGGCGCCGCCGAGCGGCTGCGCGACGCGCTCGTCGCCGTCGCCGCGCAGGGCCTGCCGGGGCGGGCCGGCCCGCTGGAGGTCGTGCTGGTCGTCGAGGGCGCGGCGCGCGGCGTGACCGGGCGGCCCGAGGTCCGGGTGGTCGCCGCGACCGGCAGCGGCGACGACCGCGTCGTCGACCTGGTCCGGGCGGCCAAGGCCGACCACCCCGACCGGGACTGCCTGGTCGTCACCGCCGACCGCGAGCTGCGCACCCGGGTCGCCGCCCTCGGCGCGGACGTCACCGGCCCTCGCGCCGTCCGGCCGTAG
- a CDS encoding heavy metal translocating P-type ATPase, translating into MTCAACVGRVEKRLARIDGVTAGVNLATGRARVLHPAGVSVAELVAAVERAGYTAELAPAGAAAGPAEEDPDERRRLLVTALLAVPVLVLSMVPSLQFPAWQWVCFALAVPVVTWGSACFHRRAWQGLRHAAATMDTLVGLGVLASFGWSAYALLFGGAGQVGMRMPFSLTADGSGAAHVYLEAAVGVPLFVLAGRLLEGRVRRRSGSALRALAELGAKEVCVRGAESGEERLLPVELLLPGQEFVVRPGERVATDGVVVEGGSALDLSLLTGESVPVEVGPGDAVAGATVNVGGALVVRATAVGADTQLARITALVADAQAGKARAQRLADTVAGVFVPCVLAVAVCVLGFWLGAGAAPQAAVTAAVAVLVVACPCALGLATPTALLAATGRGAELGVLVRGPEVLESLRRIDTVVLDKTGTLTTGRMELASVTVAEGFGEEDALRLAGAVEHRSEHPIGRAVAAAARERCGALPAVTGFAAAAGVGVSGTVEGRAVRVVRPDEVSGPHELAGAVAAAGDAGRTAVVVELDGRAAAVLAVGDTLRSGSWRALHRLRGMGLETVLLTGDGPGAARAVARELGIGQVHAGASPERKAEVVAELKAAGRTTAVVGDGVNDAVALASADLGVALASGSDAAIGAAGLTLVRGDIEAVVDAVRLARRTLATIRANLLWAFGYNVVLIPLAAVGLLNPMLAAVAMSLSSLLVVGNSLRLRTWQPGRGARKGARA; encoded by the coding sequence ATGACCTGTGCGGCGTGCGTGGGCCGGGTGGAGAAGCGGCTGGCGCGGATCGACGGGGTGACGGCCGGGGTGAACCTGGCGACCGGGCGGGCGCGCGTGCTGCATCCGGCCGGGGTGTCCGTCGCGGAGCTCGTGGCGGCCGTCGAACGGGCCGGCTACACCGCCGAGTTGGCGCCTGCGGGCGCGGCCGCCGGACCGGCCGAGGAGGATCCTGACGAGCGGCGGCGGCTGTTGGTCACCGCGCTGCTGGCCGTCCCGGTGCTGGTGCTGTCGATGGTGCCGTCGCTGCAGTTCCCGGCCTGGCAGTGGGTGTGCTTCGCCCTGGCCGTCCCGGTGGTGACGTGGGGTTCGGCCTGCTTCCACCGCCGGGCGTGGCAGGGCCTGCGGCACGCGGCGGCGACCATGGACACGCTGGTCGGCCTGGGTGTGCTGGCGTCCTTCGGCTGGTCGGCGTACGCGCTGCTGTTCGGCGGGGCCGGGCAGGTCGGCATGCGGATGCCGTTCTCGCTCACCGCCGACGGCAGCGGCGCGGCGCACGTGTACCTGGAGGCGGCCGTCGGGGTGCCGCTTTTCGTGCTGGCCGGGCGGCTGCTGGAGGGCCGGGTGCGGCGGCGCAGCGGTTCGGCGCTGCGGGCGCTCGCCGAGCTGGGTGCGAAGGAGGTGTGCGTCCGGGGCGCGGAGAGCGGCGAGGAGCGGCTGCTGCCGGTCGAACTGCTGCTGCCGGGGCAGGAGTTCGTGGTGCGGCCGGGCGAGCGGGTGGCCACCGACGGGGTCGTCGTCGAGGGCGGCTCGGCGCTGGACCTGAGTCTGCTGACCGGGGAGAGCGTGCCGGTGGAGGTCGGCCCGGGGGACGCGGTGGCGGGTGCGACGGTGAACGTCGGCGGCGCGCTGGTGGTGCGGGCGACGGCGGTCGGCGCGGACACCCAACTGGCGCGGATCACCGCGCTGGTGGCGGACGCCCAGGCCGGGAAGGCCCGGGCGCAGCGGCTCGCGGACACGGTCGCCGGGGTGTTCGTGCCGTGCGTGCTCGCGGTGGCGGTGTGCGTGCTGGGCTTCTGGCTCGGCGCCGGCGCGGCCCCGCAGGCGGCGGTGACGGCGGCGGTCGCGGTGCTGGTGGTGGCGTGCCCGTGCGCGCTGGGCCTGGCCACGCCGACGGCGCTGCTGGCGGCGACCGGCCGGGGCGCGGAGCTGGGGGTGCTGGTGCGTGGCCCGGAGGTGCTGGAGAGCCTGCGGCGGATCGACACCGTGGTGCTGGACAAGACCGGGACGCTGACCACCGGGCGGATGGAGCTGGCGTCGGTCACCGTGGCCGAGGGCTTCGGCGAGGAGGACGCGCTGCGGCTGGCCGGCGCGGTCGAGCACCGCTCCGAGCACCCGATCGGGCGGGCCGTCGCGGCGGCGGCCCGGGAGCGCTGCGGGGCGCTGCCGGCGGTGACCGGCTTCGCGGCCGCGGCCGGGGTCGGGGTGTCCGGGACGGTCGAGGGCCGGGCCGTCCGGGTGGTCCGTCCCGACGAGGTCTCCGGGCCTCACGAGCTGGCCGGGGCGGTGGCGGCGGCCGGGGACGCGGGCCGCACGGCGGTGGTGGTCGAGCTGGACGGGCGGGCCGCGGCGGTGCTCGCTGTCGGTGACACGCTGCGCTCGGGCAGCTGGCGGGCGCTCCACCGGCTGCGCGGGATGGGCCTGGAGACGGTCCTGCTCACCGGGGACGGCCCGGGTGCGGCCCGAGCGGTGGCCCGCGAGCTGGGCATCGGGCAGGTGCACGCCGGCGCCTCGCCCGAGCGCAAGGCCGAGGTGGTGGCCGAGCTGAAGGCCGCCGGGCGGACGACGGCGGTGGTCGGCGACGGGGTCAACGACGCGGTGGCACTGGCCTCGGCGGACCTCGGGGTGGCGCTGGCCTCGGGCAGCGACGCCGCGATCGGGGCCGCCGGGCTGACCCTGGTGCGGGGAGACATCGAGGCGGTGGTGGACGCCGTCCGGCTGGCCCGGCGGACGCTCGCGACGATCCGGGCCAACCTGCTGTGGGCGTTCGGGTACAACGTGGTGCTGATCCCGCTGGCGGCGGTCGGCCTGCTCAACCCGATGCTGGCGGCGGTGGCGATGTCGCTCAGCTCGCTGCTG
- a CDS encoding S8 family serine peptidase, with protein sequence MIGWRKSQLAAAVTVTAASMVLGFGTTANGAPIPDSPNAPAASADGTPVPVIVILKDQIADAPADHGHLGARQQKAANAQAPLLAKVKANGGTNIKSFVVGNAFSATVSPALRAQLQADPSVASVVADTQVTVAPPAATKAKAKAAETAEAPKAAAAPQAVSGSNGQGPEEIATNTVCPSDPSKPLLEPEGLYSTRAVGANGRPGAADLATGKGVKVAYIADGLDPNNPDFIRADGSHAVVDYQDFAGDGINAPTGGAEAFGDASAVIAQGRQVYDVSKFVNASHPLPAGCNIRVRGLAPDADLVALKAGGEVMSNSSILQAIDYAVRVSHVDVLNESFGGNVTPDSGAHDTIALFNDQAVKAGVTVAVSSGDAGLSGTIGTPATDPNVIAVGASTDNQNYQQTGYAAAQFSNKTWSNSRISALSSGGFTQAGRTVDLVAPGESDWALCSPDLTKYTDCKGFGGTGQPIQSFGGTSQAAPFVTGAAALVIQAFRDTHGGDSPSPALVKKLLTGTAQDLGVPAEEQGAGLLNVRAAVEAARGIQDGDGTPGSNAVVVNTGQVDIAGAPGSTHTTDVSVTNTSDTKQTVTAATRSFVPQSSNQQTVQLDTASTDTFKYATNGATWVQKQVKFTVPAGADRLAASIAWQGAATPVVNGPVVRMTLLDPSGKFETNTRPQGGATPANYGLVDVPHPVAGEWTAILYTPAGKAGYNGAVQLGTSTQRAVPAGSVGPNVVDLQPGQTKTLKAQVTVPATSGDSSEAITVSSSDGTTTSVPVVLRSLVPLNQNGGTFTGTITGGNGRGSSPTQSFSYAFDVPKGQKDLRVGVTVKDSKLLMQGALISPNGTPIDVEGNGILDAQGNLTSTTAGVSASTVNPAAGRWRFVLNVVGSVSGQELSQDFAGTIAFNQNRATAAGLPNDARTKLAAGKPVTVQVNYTNNTVATQKISADGRLDRRTDVPLVPQGASASVTLPLSLTSSVPAFLVPPGTDQVKAVAASSTPAQLELSATTGSPDLFGDLKKAQDGSTISVAGYGGSAAQPIVPGMWSTFVQQIGPFGTAGAPAGTATITATAHTQAFDPALTSSTGDPYAAAVNASAAAANPVTVAPGATGSLQVTLTPTGPKGSTVHGVLYLVSAPTAVATANNFLGTTGGVLAAIPYSYTVN encoded by the coding sequence TTGATCGGCTGGCGGAAATCCCAGCTAGCAGCTGCCGTCACGGTCACCGCCGCGTCCATGGTCCTCGGCTTCGGGACCACCGCGAACGGCGCTCCGATCCCCGACTCCCCGAACGCCCCGGCGGCGTCGGCGGACGGGACCCCGGTGCCGGTGATCGTGATTCTCAAGGACCAGATCGCGGACGCCCCGGCCGACCACGGCCACCTGGGCGCGCGCCAGCAGAAGGCCGCCAACGCGCAGGCCCCGTTGCTGGCGAAGGTCAAGGCCAACGGCGGCACCAACATCAAGAGCTTCGTGGTCGGCAACGCCTTCTCGGCCACCGTCAGCCCGGCTCTGCGGGCCCAGCTCCAGGCCGACCCGTCCGTCGCCTCCGTGGTGGCGGACACTCAGGTCACCGTCGCCCCGCCGGCCGCCACCAAGGCCAAGGCCAAGGCGGCCGAGACCGCCGAGGCCCCGAAGGCCGCCGCCGCCCCGCAGGCCGTTTCGGGCAGCAACGGCCAGGGCCCGGAGGAGATCGCGACCAACACGGTCTGTCCGTCCGACCCGAGCAAGCCGCTGCTGGAGCCGGAGGGCCTGTACTCGACCCGCGCGGTCGGCGCCAACGGCCGGCCCGGCGCGGCCGACCTGGCCACCGGCAAGGGTGTGAAGGTCGCCTACATCGCGGACGGCCTCGACCCGAACAACCCGGACTTCATCCGGGCCGACGGCTCGCACGCCGTCGTCGACTACCAGGACTTCGCGGGCGACGGCATCAACGCGCCGACCGGTGGCGCGGAGGCCTTCGGCGACGCCTCGGCGGTCATCGCCCAGGGCCGCCAGGTGTACGACGTCTCCAAGTTCGTCAACGCCTCGCACCCGCTCCCGGCCGGCTGCAACATCCGCGTCCGCGGGCTCGCCCCGGACGCCGACCTGGTCGCGCTGAAGGCCGGCGGCGAGGTCATGTCCAACTCGTCGATCCTGCAGGCGATCGACTACGCGGTGCGGGTCTCCCACGTCGACGTGCTGAACGAGTCCTTCGGTGGCAACGTCACCCCGGACTCCGGTGCCCACGACACCATCGCGCTCTTCAACGACCAGGCCGTCAAGGCCGGTGTGACGGTCGCCGTGTCCTCCGGTGACGCCGGTCTCAGCGGCACCATCGGCACCCCGGCCACCGACCCGAACGTGATCGCGGTCGGCGCCTCCACGGACAACCAGAACTACCAGCAGACCGGTTACGCGGCCGCGCAGTTCTCCAACAAGACCTGGAGCAACAGCCGCATCTCCGCGCTGTCCTCGGGTGGCTTCACCCAGGCCGGCCGCACGGTCGACCTGGTCGCCCCGGGCGAGTCGGACTGGGCGCTGTGCTCGCCCGACCTCACCAAGTACACCGACTGCAAGGGCTTCGGCGGCACCGGCCAGCCGATCCAGTCGTTCGGCGGCACCAGCCAGGCCGCGCCGTTCGTCACCGGCGCCGCGGCCCTGGTCATCCAGGCCTTCCGCGACACCCACGGCGGCGACTCGCCGTCCCCGGCCCTGGTGAAGAAGCTCCTCACCGGCACCGCCCAGGACCTCGGCGTGCCGGCCGAGGAGCAGGGCGCCGGCCTGCTGAACGTCCGCGCCGCCGTCGAGGCCGCCCGCGGCATCCAGGACGGCGACGGCACCCCGGGCAGCAACGCGGTCGTCGTCAACACCGGCCAGGTCGACATCGCCGGCGCCCCCGGCTCGACCCACACCACCGACGTGAGCGTCACCAACACCAGTGACACCAAGCAGACGGTGACCGCCGCGACCCGCAGCTTCGTGCCGCAGTCGAGCAACCAGCAGACCGTCCAGCTGGACACCGCCTCCACCGACACCTTCAAGTACGCCACCAACGGCGCCACCTGGGTGCAGAAGCAGGTCAAGTTCACCGTCCCGGCCGGCGCCGACCGCCTCGCGGCGTCGATCGCCTGGCAGGGTGCGGCCACCCCGGTCGTCAACGGCCCGGTCGTCCGCATGACGCTGCTCGACCCGTCCGGGAAGTTCGAGACCAACACCCGCCCGCAGGGCGGTGCCACCCCGGCCAACTACGGCCTGGTGGACGTCCCGCACCCGGTCGCCGGCGAGTGGACCGCGATCCTCTACACCCCGGCGGGCAAGGCCGGCTACAACGGCGCGGTCCAGCTGGGCACCTCCACCCAGCGCGCGGTGCCGGCCGGCTCCGTGGGCCCGAACGTCGTCGACCTGCAGCCGGGTCAGACGAAGACCCTGAAGGCCCAGGTCACCGTCCCGGCGACCAGCGGCGACTCCAGCGAGGCGATCACCGTCTCCAGCTCCGACGGCACCACCACCAGCGTGCCGGTGGTCCTGCGCAGCCTCGTCCCGCTGAACCAGAACGGCGGCACCTTCACCGGCACCATCACCGGTGGCAACGGCCGCGGCAGCTCGCCGACGCAGAGCTTCTCCTACGCGTTCGACGTCCCGAAGGGCCAGAAGGACCTGCGGGTCGGCGTCACCGTCAAGGACTCCAAGCTGCTCATGCAGGGCGCGCTGATCAGCCCGAACGGCACCCCGATCGACGTCGAGGGCAACGGCATCCTCGACGCGCAGGGCAACCTGACCAGCACCACCGCGGGCGTCTCGGCCTCCACCGTCAACCCGGCCGCCGGCCGCTGGCGGTTCGTCCTGAACGTGGTCGGCTCGGTCAGCGGCCAGGAGCTCAGCCAGGACTTCGCCGGCACGATCGCGTTCAACCAGAACCGCGCCACCGCCGCCGGCCTGCCGAACGACGCGCGCACCAAGCTGGCCGCCGGCAAGCCGGTGACCGTCCAGGTGAACTACACCAACAACACCGTGGCGACGCAGAAGATCTCGGCCGACGGTCGCCTCGACCGCCGCACCGACGTGCCGCTGGTGCCGCAGGGCGCCTCGGCCTCGGTCACCCTGCCGCTGAGCCTCACCTCCTCGGTGCCGGCCTTCCTCGTCCCGCCGGGCACCGACCAGGTGAAGGCGGTGGCGGCGTCCTCGACCCCGGCCCAGCTGGAGCTGAGCGCCACCACCGGCTCGCCGGACCTCTTCGGTGACCTGAAGAAGGCCCAGGACGGCTCGACCATCTCGGTCGCCGGCTACGGCGGCTCCGCCGCGCAGCCGATCGTCCCCGGCATGTGGAGCACCTTCGTGCAGCAGATCGGCCCGTTCGGCACCGCCGGTGCCCCGGCCGGTACCGCCACCATCACCGCGACCGCGCACACCCAGGCGTTCGACCCGGCGCTGACCTCCAGCACCGGCGACCCGTACGCCGCCGCGGTCAACGCCTCGGCTGCGGCCGCCAACCCGGTGACCGTCGCGCCGGGCGCGACGGGCTCGCTGCAGGTGACCCTCACCCCGACCGGCCCGAAGGGCAGCACCGTCCACGGCGTGCTGTACCTGGTGTCCGCCCCGACCGCTGTGGCCACCGCCAACAACTTCCTCGGCACCACCGGTGGAGTGCTGGCGGCGATCCCCTACAGCTACACGGTGAACTGA